DNA sequence from the Osmia lignaria lignaria isolate PbOS001 chromosome 2, iyOsmLign1, whole genome shotgun sequence genome:
GTACCTAAAAATGCTTGCATGTTTCTTAGTAAAGTAATCATATATTTACAGTTTCTTCTGTAAAACTATTCACTGGATAAATCTGTCAGATATATGATTAAAACGTATACAACCTCCTCTTATAAAGTTCAATCGCTCTATTCTCTACTTCACTCTTTATAACCATATAACTTTTCGTGGATCGTTCTGATTGGTTCTCTGTAATCAACAGTCATCCGTTGATCGACAAGGAAACAACATTACCAAAAATCGTCATTCTAAGCAGAACTTGAAAGTTTTAGCAAGAATCATCAGAGTATAAACCATTTTCATCGATTTTCATATTCCTAACAGTTATAGAGTAATTATATTGTCTAAGATATTATGAAAAATGTacgataataaaaaatacattatttataaataaatataatatagttAGTAATGATATGGTtgagaaatatttgtattaatattGTTATCGTTGTTTAGTTGTAAATAaagattttattatatgtatattatatgtaaCATGTGTAAATATAATCCTGATTATAGGAGAATGTAATACATATATTCTATTATGCAAACaaagaaaatgatataaaataattgtgaAACCAATCAAATTGTTGGAATTATATCATATACTATATGTATTACATAATTCACTCCAAATTCGGCACGGCGCGAGTAGCGTTAATAATTATCACATAAATTGTATAAGTTTCATTGGTTTAACAGTAAAATTGTTCAACAATATAAAGttctaataattatataaaatcaattgaaaaatgTCGGGAAATCAGTATAAAAATGTTACACATTGTATTTTTGATATGGACGGATTGTTACTTGGTAAGCGGTTTGTACTTTATGAAGTTACGTGAACTttgttataataattcaattattcgTTAAAGATAATTTCTGTTTAACACAAATAATGTACAGATCATATCAGAAAAAATGTTTTGAACATGTGTATTGCAAAATTGATcatataataatttgtatatcAGAAATTAACCTGTATATGAATGTTATATTTATGCGAATATAGTAATTTTGTTTTGTCTATGCACGTGTAGTAATGAATAAAATGTCAATGGCaattattaagaaatatgaggaatataaattaaaatgcaCCATGCATCTGTATGAGCGGATTCTACTgtcaatgaaagggttaaaaaagcaCTCATCATGCGTGAGTTTGTACGTGCTTTACTCCTAACTTTGAGAAGCTGTGTTAGAATTTGTACATACACCCTTGTATATAAAAAGATATGcatataatttttgttaaagaaaaatcaaattttaaaaCTACCTTCAACACAGTTTCtacaaattaatatataaattataaattataagcgAATTAAATGATTTGTATATAGTACATGTATTAATGATGTAATCTCTTATTAAAATgtcaatagatacagaaacactttACTCTGAAGCCTTTAATCATATTGTAAATCGCTATGGAAAAGAATTTACATGGGAGCACAAAGCAAAAATTATGGGCTTTAAAACTAAAGCTATTGCCCAAGTTACAATTGAAATGTTAGATTTACCTATGACAGTAGAAGAGTTTGAAACTGAGATAGTACAAATATATCATGAATTGTTTCCCTCTGCTAATCTTATGCCTGGTaagttataaaaataagttACATTAATAGaattgcaataaattattatgttaAAATTTACCTGAATATAGGTGCTGAACGATTGTTaagacatttaaaagaaaataatgttccAATTGCATTAGCTACCAGTTCAAACAAAGAgaactttaaattaaaaactcaAAGATGGACAGAGTTGTTTGATTTGTTTGATCATAAAGTTCTTGGAGGTTCTGATCCTGATGTTGTTCAGGGTAAACCAGCACCAGATATCTTTTTGGTTGCTGCCAAACGTTTTCCTGATAATCCTGATCCTTCAATGGTTTGATATAATTCATGTTTATACCTTTAtagattttattttactattatCATTAAACCAACAATTATTCTTTCAGTGCCTTGTATTTGAAGATGCTCCAAATGGTGTAAAGGCTGCACTTAGTGCTGGAATGCAAGTTATCATGGTTCCAGATCCAAGGTTACCAAAACATTATATTGAAAATCcaacattaataataaatagtCTTGAAGAATTTCAACCTGAAGTGTTTGGTTTACCACcatatagtaaataataaacTTGAAATATGTTTCTGGTTAGCTAAcagaatatcttgatattataAGAGCAAAATCAATATCAAAATATTGATGtatttattgatataaaaattcgttaaaaatattaaataatgttgtaaatttatcttgatatattatttattttaagataaatatacaaaactaGATAATTCTGAAgtacttttctttttacgtCTAAATACACGCAAATAAAGTATACCTGATATCATTATTAAAACTTGTTAGAAAGTATAAATATACAGCGAACTTTTAAAACTTGATTTATtccttataatattaaaaatatgtaaaaagatatttatatttcagttataagtatttaaaaaagtaacattcaaatataacaatgcaaAGTTAATTATAAGATGTTTAAAAGAAGAAGCCtttgtttttataataaatataggtTGGATCATATAACAGATTATTTTcactgaaataaaagaaattaattttataattaatttttttatttatactgaaaatttattatttattgtttactTACCATTTCATCATCTGATCCATCTGATATATCTAAAGTACTTCTATGTAAACTTGGTGTTTTTTGTTGTGAATTAGTACATGAAAATATTGTATCCAAACATACAACAGAAAATCCATTTCGCCTAAGTATTTTTTCCATTGCTTCCTTCAAAGAATCATATGCTTCTCTCATACCCTGTGGACGCTGAGACAATAAATCTACAAacgtatgtatttattattttttgttatgcgtttgttctttatCAAAAAACTACAAATACTCACTTTTGTACTTTGGCTGACTTACATCAAAAAGATGAAGATAAAAGCACATTTGATTATAAAGTTTTGTTTCTGAAAACTTTAGgaagtaatattttattttctgataTATTTGAAGAACTTAAGAGCAATAATTAACTTTTTATCTTACCACCCTATGTAAATCAGCATCTGCACATTTTCTACAAGTCggatattttttacaaaaacctAACGGGAGTATTTGTGTCTGTTCACCACACAATGGATTTTCACACTCTAACAAGCCCACATAATATTCAGAAATTGCTTCTCGTACAGCGAGTGTCATCGCATTTTGTATAGCATTAACATATGTCCACGGTTGTACTCTACAGTCCGGGTTTGAACAGGAAGCAAGTGATAACTGATTACCAGTAGGCTGTAAAATGTCTATAATTAAAAActgtgtaaaatatttatttataaaatacaaaatatatgaataaaaattgataatttctcACTATTTTAGTTAGAATAtccttaattataatttctgatTGACATTTTTCATTTGTACAATTGAATTTCAGAGGAAGACAATACTTAAATCTGTCATCATTTACCAATAACGGTATATCATtgttttcttcttcgtgtatTATTCTTttagatttataaattttttccaAACCTGGTgtgaaagtttttatttatagtatatgtgtaataatttatataagatGATGAAAATTTACCCAAATTTTCAGCTAGCAAAACATCATCAATTCCTTCGATTGGTTCACAAATTCGCAGAGCAATAGGAAAAACTTGACTTAGCAAATAATAATTGACATCTATTTTTAAAGTATCACTCTTCTTATATTCATCAATATGATATGCTCTTTCAGTTGCAGACTTATCTGTTCCATCCTAGTAAAATGCTTATATGTTTAATATAGATACTAATaaatttaaacgttaataacgtTAATAAACACATACGTCACATATAATATATGGAACAGTATCGCCAACTTTCCACATCCTACCTCCTTCTTTGTTTAATCTTAAAGCAACTTGTACGTGAGCTTGTTTAGCATCTGGATATTCATGTGGATTTTTTGATAATTGTTTTGTTATAACTAACGATGATAATGAAACTTGATTTTCTCGAACATTTTTGGCAACATTTTGTAACAAGTGGAAAATTTGTTCCAATCGATTTTCATTTGATTGATCAGAAAGAAGTTGATCCAAAATTTTTCTAACAAtcattaaatatagttatttaattttttattttattaaattattaaaaggtTTTACTTACCTCCCAACATCACAAGCTAACTGACACCAATCTCTTCGTACAATATCTAAACCTTTATGTTCTTGGGATAATTCTATTTGCCCATTAGGCAATTTTGTCATTGTAACCGCAgcatattttttcttttgtagAAGTAATAAATATCGAAAAACGCCATCAATATCTAACTCTACCCGTTTATACAACTTGTTGACCTCTTGCTTAATCTAAATATAAGTTTGATTAATATTAAGcgaattaaatatttatgttaacAATATAGTACCTTTCTTCCAACAACAACAACTTCTTCATAATCTAATATATTTGTGTTTATCATTATGGAATCGGTATCTCCATATATGACTtcataattcaatttttcaactagACTTTTTGTATGTTGTAGAATTTCTCGTCCTTTTGctagaataatatttaaaagataagtataaaatctgtatatataagtataaaataagtataaaattttattctatgttCTACCTGTTACTAAAGCAGCAAGTCCTTTGGCATAAAATCTACAATGAGTTGCACCCAAGCAACCGTACATAGAATTAGCTGTAAGTTTCAAAGCCAGTTGTCTAATATTATATTGCATTTTTAATTCGGGTGAAATATTTGgcgttttcattaatttcttcaCCTCTCCTCTACTTTCAACTAATTTTCGAATTTCGGTTGGAAT
Encoded proteins:
- the LOC117608646 gene encoding pseudouridine-5'-phosphatase isoform X1 is translated as MSGNQYKNVTHCIFDMDGLLLDTETLYSEAFNHIVNRYGKEFTWEHKAKIMGFKTKAIAQVTIEMLDLPMTVEEFETEIVQIYHELFPSANLMPGAERLLRHLKENNVPIALATSSNKENFKLKTQRWTELFDLFDHKVLGGSDPDVVQGKPAPDIFLVAAKRFPDNPDPSMCLVFEDAPNGVKAALSAGMQVIMVPDPRLPKHYIENPTLIINSLEEFQPEVFGLPPYSK
- the LOC117608646 gene encoding pseudouridine-5'-phosphatase isoform X2 gives rise to the protein MHTETLYSEAFNHIVNRYGKEFTWEHKAKIMGFKTKAIAQVTIEMLDLPMTVEEFETEIVQIYHELFPSANLMPGAERLLRHLKENNVPIALATSSNKENFKLKTQRWTELFDLFDHKVLGGSDPDVVQGKPAPDIFLVAAKRFPDNPDPSMCLVFEDAPNGVKAALSAGMQVIMVPDPRLPKHYIENPTLIINSLEEFQPEVFGLPPYSK